A genomic region of Erythrobacter sp. SCSIO 43205 contains the following coding sequences:
- a CDS encoding triacylglycerol lipase, which yields MASLPTYRDLPPMPGSIIVDDEKKSRGEVPVEPRAPHPFWALSEGRAVFEFGAFFASRAYLATLPKGDGHSVMTLPGFMATNNSTVPMRNLLKSLGYDAHGWDSGRNIRVNEELITKLEDQVDRLFEASGRKISLIGWSLGGVLARELAKLRPDKVRLVMSLGSPITDDRAHTNASRLFEFFNGSEPEEIRDGQFNGLDVAPPVPTTSILTKTDGVVHWRGSVQDPEKASGAPTENIRVFASHLGLGVNPSVMIAMADRLAQAEGEWKPFEPNPFQSWMFPKLETAWG from the coding sequence ATGGCCAGCCTACCCACATATCGCGATCTGCCCCCCATGCCGGGCAGCATCATAGTCGATGATGAAAAAAAATCGCGTGGAGAGGTTCCGGTCGAGCCGCGCGCGCCCCATCCCTTCTGGGCGCTGTCTGAAGGCCGCGCCGTATTTGAATTCGGCGCATTCTTCGCCTCGCGCGCATATCTTGCGACCCTGCCCAAAGGCGATGGGCATAGCGTGATGACGCTCCCCGGCTTTATGGCGACCAACAATTCAACCGTGCCGATGCGCAACCTTCTCAAAAGCCTTGGCTATGACGCGCATGGCTGGGATTCAGGCCGCAACATCCGCGTCAATGAAGAGCTTATCACCAAGCTGGAAGATCAGGTGGACCGGTTGTTTGAGGCTAGCGGTCGCAAAATCTCGCTCATCGGGTGGAGCCTTGGCGGCGTTCTGGCGCGCGAACTCGCCAAGCTTCGCCCTGACAAAGTGCGCCTTGTGATGAGCCTCGGCAGCCCGATCACCGATGACCGCGCGCACACCAATGCTTCGCGATTGTTCGAATTTTTCAACGGCAGCGAGCCTGAGGAAATCCGTGATGGTCAGTTCAATGGGCTTGATGTTGCACCGCCCGTCCCCACAACCTCGATCCTGACAAAGACCGATGGCGTGGTGCACTGGCGCGGGAGTGTTCAGGATCCCGAAAAGGCATCCGGTGCGCCCACTGAAAACATTCGCGTTTTTGCCAGCCATCTGGGGCTCGGCGTCAACCCAAGCGTGATGATCGCCATGGCTGATCGCCTCGCTCAGGCTGAAGGCGAGTGGAAACCATTTGAGCCCAATCCATTCCAAAGCTGGATGTTTCCCAAGCTTGAGACGGCTTGGGGCTAA
- a CDS encoding wax ester/triacylglycerol synthase family O-acyltransferase: MDSSFVALESPNSPMHIGNLLIYNPASAPGGFVRFKDILEFFRSRLQLSKTMRQRLVRVPFDLDYPYWIEDPDFDLEYHLRHVALPKPGDWRQLCIQTARIHARPLDLNRPPWEFTVVEGLDNVPGYPPGCFAFVTKVHHAAIDGMSGIDLMEAIHTLTPDAPPPSKPDSWKPEKVPGPVELLGKSYVNALVNPLKQARVAAQAVPGVANAIKGLITRDFKLTSDYVPPRTRFNTSISPHRVVEGQRFPLEDMKAIRALAPDLKTKVNDVALAIIGGALHKYLTAKDDLPKATMTAMAPISVRSADEKSDMGNQVAAMIAPLGTHTADPGERLAFVFARTSNSKAITNAIGARTMTEVSKVNPLLYMALGAQLFNRVSIAHSVAMPFNTVVTNVPGPPIPIYSAGAKLESMALSLICLTDGLALAHVVQSYCDEAYISFTACRDIMPDPEFYSQCLRESFEEMVTAAKGTAPQKPAAKGAGTDKSATRKASQTRQTAKKPSSARKSSATKAPRKAANRNASKAVSKTAPKPGKRKPTKASAARIAEESK; this comes from the coding sequence ATGGATTCGTCATTTGTGGCGCTGGAATCGCCCAATTCTCCCATGCATATTGGCAATCTGCTCATCTACAATCCGGCGAGCGCACCGGGCGGATTTGTCCGCTTTAAAGACATTCTCGAATTCTTCCGCAGCCGTCTGCAACTCTCCAAGACCATGCGCCAGCGTCTTGTACGTGTCCCGTTTGACCTCGATTATCCATACTGGATTGAAGACCCCGATTTCGACCTTGAATATCACTTGCGCCACGTTGCGCTGCCTAAGCCGGGTGATTGGCGGCAATTGTGCATCCAGACCGCGCGCATTCATGCCCGTCCCCTCGATTTGAACCGCCCGCCATGGGAATTTACCGTAGTCGAAGGCCTCGACAATGTACCGGGCTATCCGCCGGGGTGCTTTGCATTCGTTACAAAGGTGCATCATGCCGCGATTGACGGGATGAGCGGGATTGACCTGATGGAAGCGATCCACACGCTTACCCCCGATGCGCCCCCGCCCAGCAAACCGGACAGCTGGAAACCGGAAAAGGTTCCGGGCCCGGTTGAGCTGCTCGGCAAATCCTACGTCAATGCTCTTGTAAATCCCCTGAAACAGGCACGCGTCGCAGCGCAGGCCGTGCCCGGCGTTGCTAATGCGATCAAAGGGCTGATCACCCGCGATTTCAAACTCACCAGCGACTATGTCCCGCCGCGCACGCGCTTTAACACATCGATCTCGCCCCACCGTGTAGTTGAGGGCCAGCGTTTCCCGCTCGAAGATATGAAGGCCATTCGCGCGCTCGCGCCCGACCTTAAAACCAAGGTCAACGACGTCGCACTCGCGATTATCGGGGGCGCATTACACAAATATCTGACAGCCAAGGATGACCTGCCTAAAGCGACCATGACCGCCATGGCCCCGATTTCAGTGCGCTCTGCCGATGAGAAAAGCGATATGGGCAATCAGGTTGCGGCCATGATTGCGCCGCTTGGCACCCATACTGCAGACCCCGGTGAGCGGCTTGCCTTTGTCTTTGCCCGCACCAGCAACTCCAAAGCGATCACCAATGCCATTGGCGCGCGCACCATGACTGAAGTGAGCAAGGTGAACCCGCTGCTTTACATGGCTTTGGGCGCGCAATTGTTTAATCGGGTCAGCATCGCGCACAGCGTTGCAATGCCATTCAACACCGTTGTGACCAACGTGCCCGGCCCGCCCATCCCGATTTATTCGGCAGGGGCAAAGCTTGAAAGCATGGCCTTGTCACTCATCTGCCTGACTGATGGATTGGCGCTTGCGCACGTGGTGCAATCGTATTGCGATGAAGCCTATATCAGCTTTACCGCCTGCCGCGATATTATGCCTGATCCCGAATTCTACTCACAATGCCTGCGTGAAAGTTTTGAAGAAATGGTGACGGCTGCAAAAGGGACAGCGCCGCAAAAACCTGCAGCGAAAGGGGCGGGAACTGACAAGAGCGCCACTCGTAAAGCTTCGCAGACAAGACAAACCGCAAAGAAACCCTCGTCCGCTAGAAAAAGCAGCGCTACGAAAGCGCCCCGCAAAGCGGCGAACAGGAATGCGAGCAAAGCGGTTAGCAAAACCGCGCCCAAACCGGGCAAGCGCAAGCCAACCAAGGCATCGGCTGCGCGTATCGCTGAGGAGAGCAAATAA
- a CDS encoding NAD(P)/FAD-dependent oxidoreductase, whose translation MKHYDAIILGAGAAGLMCAAQAGKRGLRVLMLEKAERPGKKILISGGGRCNFTNVDAGPANYLSDNPHFAKSALARYTPKDFIALVEKHGIAWHEKTLGQLFCDGSASQIVQMLLDECGDTVDVLCDAFVSAVVKDGDMFAVGASGQNFAAPNLVIATGGPSIPKMGATGFAYDLARQFGLKVVEPRPALVPLTLGGEDVLFRELSGVSAPVRAHAGSKKRKASFDEAALFTHKGLSGPAILQISSYWRPGEEVGITFLPQADTDWLLEMKRDRPRAHIKSALREHLPDRLADALAEKLGIDTELGNVSDKALRAAAQKLANWRFTPSGSEGFAKAEVTIGGISTNELSSKTMEAKRVPGLYAIGEAVDVTGWLGGYNFQWAWASGVACGDALGSGS comes from the coding sequence ATGAAGCACTATGACGCGATAATTTTGGGAGCCGGCGCGGCTGGCCTGATGTGTGCAGCGCAGGCGGGTAAACGCGGCCTTCGCGTCCTAATGCTCGAAAAGGCTGAGAGGCCGGGCAAGAAAATCCTCATTTCCGGCGGGGGTCGCTGCAATTTCACCAATGTGGACGCAGGGCCAGCCAATTACCTTTCCGACAACCCGCATTTCGCCAAGTCCGCGCTTGCCAGATACACGCCAAAGGACTTCATCGCTTTAGTCGAGAAACACGGCATTGCTTGGCATGAGAAAACTCTGGGACAGCTGTTTTGCGACGGATCTGCGAGCCAGATTGTCCAAATGCTGCTCGACGAATGTGGGGACACGGTGGACGTGCTGTGCGACGCTTTCGTCAGCGCGGTCGTCAAAGACGGCGATATGTTCGCCGTTGGCGCCAGTGGTCAGAATTTCGCCGCCCCCAACCTCGTCATCGCCACTGGCGGCCCCTCGATCCCCAAGATGGGAGCAACGGGCTTTGCTTATGATCTCGCCCGCCAATTTGGCCTGAAAGTCGTCGAGCCGCGTCCTGCTCTCGTGCCACTCACACTGGGCGGAGAGGACGTTTTGTTTCGCGAGCTTTCCGGCGTTTCCGCCCCTGTGCGCGCTCATGCTGGATCAAAGAAGCGCAAGGCCAGTTTCGATGAAGCTGCGCTGTTCACGCACAAGGGGCTCTCCGGCCCTGCTATCCTGCAAATCTCATCCTATTGGCGGCCCGGAGAAGAGGTTGGGATCACCTTCCTTCCTCAGGCGGATACCGACTGGCTCTTGGAAATGAAGCGCGATCGCCCGCGCGCCCACATCAAATCGGCGCTGCGAGAGCATTTGCCAGACCGTCTCGCCGATGCGCTCGCGGAAAAGCTTGGCATTGATACAGAGCTCGGCAATGTCTCAGACAAAGCGCTGAGAGCGGCGGCTCAAAAGCTTGCCAACTGGCGCTTCACCCCAAGCGGTTCGGAAGGTTTCGCCAAAGCCGAAGTTACCATCGGCGGGATTTCGACCAATGAGCTTTCCAGCAAAACCATGGAAGCAAAGCGCGTGCCCGGCCTGTACGCAATTGGCGAGGCGGTCGATGTGACAGGCTGGCTTGGGGGGTACAATTTCCAATGGGCATGGGCGAGCGGCGTTGCCTGCGGCGATGCTCTTGGATCAGGATCCTAG
- a CDS encoding heme peroxidase family protein gives MSSHEHHGMKPLDGLAPYCSRSHYSEHQREDRFGRMFGNLPPAYTRPDILQAIGRDGGPMDGGNKNSPTKSVPVGMVFFGQFIDHDITLDASTSFSSVINDASEVANVRTPTLDLDCIYGLGPEAQPYLFSQEAPFNGVKLLTGDDNRLDNGDLVQGEYADHDLLRSPNNRAVIGDPRNDENRILSQMQLAIIRFHNHVADTLYHESKNNPNEETLEGHELYEEARQQTTWHYQWAVVNDFLNAMCGTPVVERILGCGRQFYCADTPFIPVEFSVAAYRFGHSMIPMSLQTRKGTGKLELFGEFLGRGFDRVSHPRAVVDWHELFETSEGRTVEKTQTLDTKLAGDLLKLPFVGAGDEASLATRNLLRGNAFLLPGGEKIAKAIGVDQADIDLVVAKIADLHPDIGSDGIPLWLYLLAEAEVIGRAETNGTFTKGEALGPVGATIVAEVMIGILELDDRSFLGANRNWAPREEWDDIGKIMTITNPTLPAV, from the coding sequence ATGAGCAGCCACGAACACCACGGGATGAAACCGTTAGACGGTCTTGCCCCTTATTGCAGCCGCAGCCATTATTCCGAACATCAACGCGAAGATCGCTTTGGCCGGATGTTTGGCAACTTGCCACCAGCTTACACAAGGCCCGACATCTTGCAGGCAATTGGCCGAGATGGCGGCCCGATGGATGGCGGCAACAAAAACTCACCCACAAAGTCGGTGCCCGTTGGCATGGTCTTTTTCGGTCAGTTTATCGACCATGACATCACACTTGATGCGTCCACATCATTTTCATCTGTCATCAATGATGCAAGCGAAGTCGCCAATGTGCGCACGCCGACGCTGGATCTCGATTGCATCTACGGCCTTGGGCCAGAGGCTCAGCCTTATCTGTTCAGCCAGGAGGCACCATTTAATGGCGTTAAACTGCTGACAGGCGATGATAATCGTTTGGACAATGGGGATCTGGTGCAAGGTGAATATGCCGATCACGACCTGCTGCGCTCGCCCAACAACCGCGCGGTCATTGGCGATCCACGCAATGATGAAAACCGCATTTTGAGCCAGATGCAGCTCGCGATTATCCGCTTCCATAATCATGTGGCCGATACGCTTTATCACGAAAGCAAAAACAACCCCAATGAAGAGACATTGGAAGGCCATGAGCTTTATGAAGAAGCGCGTCAGCAAACCACGTGGCACTATCAATGGGCGGTGGTGAATGACTTTCTGAACGCTATGTGCGGCACCCCCGTGGTGGAGCGGATTTTGGGCTGTGGACGCCAGTTCTACTGTGCCGACACGCCTTTCATCCCGGTTGAATTTTCAGTCGCTGCATATCGTTTTGGCCACTCGATGATCCCCATGTCGCTGCAAACCCGCAAAGGTACGGGCAAGCTTGAACTGTTCGGCGAATTCCTTGGCCGCGGCTTTGACCGGGTCAGCCACCCGCGCGCCGTGGTGGATTGGCACGAACTGTTTGAAACCAGCGAAGGTCGCACGGTCGAAAAGACCCAAACGCTCGATACGAAACTCGCTGGCGACTTGCTCAAACTGCCGTTTGTCGGAGCGGGCGACGAGGCATCGCTTGCCACGCGCAACTTGCTGCGGGGCAACGCCTTCCTGCTGCCGGGCGGTGAAAAAATCGCGAAAGCCATCGGCGTTGACCAAGCGGATATCGATCTGGTGGTCGCCAAGATCGCTGATCTGCACCCTGATATTGGCAGCGATGGCATCCCCTTGTGGCTCTACCTCCTCGCGGAAGCCGAGGTGATTGGCCGTGCCGAAACCAATGGCACCTTCACTAAGGGCGAGGCCTTGGGCCCAGTGGGCGCAACAATCGTTGCAGAGGTGATGATCGGCATCCTTGAATTGGATGATCGTTCCTTCCTTGGCGCAAACCGCAATTGGGCACCGCGCGAAGAATGGGATGATATTGGTAAGATCATGACCATCACAAATCCGACCCTGCCTGCTGTGTAA
- the uvrC gene encoding excinuclease ABC subunit UvrC gives MAQSPSGRPHNPDGAERFNEAQAATTVARAQPNLEAGVNAIREVVKTLKPIPGVYRMLDARGDVLYVGKARSLKARVVNYTQVNQLTNRLQRMVSQCRSMEIVTTNSEAEALLLEAQLIKRYRPPFNVLLRDDKSFPFILLRADHAFPRIHKHRGARRAKGNYYGPFASAGSVNTTLNALEKLFLLRSCTDSFFNNRDRPCLLYQIKRCSAPCVGRISEEDYAALVTQAKDFLAGKSGKVQADLERQMAKAAEELDFETAAILRDRLRAATFIQGSQAINAKNVGDADVFAIAAKGGQMCVQAFFIRGGQNWGHRAFFPSHIKDVEEAQVLANVMLQFYEEVPPPPTVLVDRELPEGELMEAALSELAEKKVAISIPQRGDRRKLMAQAERNAVEALDRRLAESGTKAKVHRDLAEFLELDEPPSRIEVYDNSHIQGAKAIGAMVVASPEGFEKSQYRKFNIKSAQTNDDFAMMREVMERRFSRAMKDDPDREREGVWPDLVLIDGGKGQLSSVMEVLGELGIEDLPVIGIAKGPHHGREGREVFHFPDGREKTLPTNSPVLFYAQNLRDEVHRFVIGAHRAKRSKAITASPLDEIPGIGPARKRALLLHFGTASKVRAAALEDLRRAPGVSDAVARAVYDFYHARG, from the coding sequence ATGGCTCAATCTCCTTCTGGCAGACCGCACAACCCCGACGGTGCAGAGCGCTTCAATGAGGCGCAGGCGGCGACCACAGTTGCGCGCGCTCAGCCCAATTTGGAGGCCGGCGTCAACGCCATTCGTGAGGTGGTGAAGACGTTGAAACCCATTCCGGGCGTCTATCGTATGCTCGATGCACGAGGCGATGTGCTGTATGTCGGCAAAGCGCGCAGTTTGAAGGCGCGGGTGGTCAATTATACGCAGGTCAACCAACTGACCAATCGCCTGCAACGCATGGTGTCGCAATGCCGCAGCATGGAAATCGTCACCACCAATTCCGAGGCCGAGGCGCTGCTTCTCGAAGCGCAGCTGATCAAGCGTTACCGCCCACCGTTCAATGTGCTCCTGCGCGATGATAAGAGCTTTCCCTTTATCCTGCTGCGCGCCGATCACGCGTTTCCGCGCATTCACAAGCATCGCGGCGCGCGGCGGGCGAAGGGGAACTATTATGGGCCGTTTGCCAGCGCTGGATCGGTCAACACCACGCTTAACGCGCTGGAGAAACTGTTCCTCCTAAGGTCTTGTACCGACAGCTTTTTCAACAATCGCGACAGGCCGTGCCTGCTCTATCAGATCAAGCGCTGTTCAGCGCCGTGCGTGGGGCGGATAAGCGAGGAGGATTACGCCGCGCTCGTCACACAGGCCAAGGATTTCCTTGCGGGCAAATCGGGCAAGGTGCAGGCCGATCTCGAACGCCAAATGGCGAAGGCCGCCGAAGAGCTGGACTTCGAAACGGCTGCGATCCTTCGCGACCGATTGCGCGCGGCGACCTTTATCCAAGGGTCGCAGGCGATCAACGCGAAGAATGTGGGCGATGCCGATGTCTTTGCTATCGCGGCCAAGGGCGGGCAGATGTGTGTGCAGGCCTTTTTCATCAGAGGCGGGCAAAATTGGGGTCACCGCGCCTTTTTCCCTTCTCACATCAAGGATGTCGAAGAGGCGCAGGTTCTCGCCAATGTCATGCTGCAATTCTACGAGGAAGTACCACCGCCGCCGACCGTACTGGTTGACCGCGAGCTGCCCGAAGGCGAGTTGATGGAAGCAGCGCTCAGCGAACTGGCCGAGAAGAAAGTCGCAATCTCCATCCCCCAACGCGGCGACCGTCGCAAGCTTATGGCGCAGGCTGAGCGCAATGCTGTGGAAGCGCTTGATCGCAGGCTCGCTGAGAGCGGGACCAAGGCGAAAGTCCACCGCGACCTGGCCGAATTTCTTGAACTTGATGAACCGCCCAGCCGCATCGAGGTCTACGACAACTCCCACATTCAAGGCGCAAAAGCCATTGGCGCAATGGTTGTCGCGTCACCCGAAGGCTTTGAAAAATCGCAATATCGCAAATTCAACATCAAGTCCGCGCAAACCAATGACGATTTCGCCATGATGCGCGAGGTGATGGAGCGGCGCTTTAGCCGCGCGATGAAGGATGACCCGGACCGTGAGCGGGAAGGCGTGTGGCCCGATCTCGTCCTCATCGACGGCGGTAAAGGCCAACTTTCCAGTGTGATGGAGGTGCTCGGCGAACTGGGCATCGAAGACCTGCCCGTTATCGGCATCGCCAAGGGCCCCCACCATGGTCGCGAGGGGCGCGAGGTTTTCCATTTTCCCGATGGGCGGGAAAAGACGCTGCCGACCAATTCACCCGTATTGTTCTATGCGCAAAACCTTCGCGATGAGGTCCACCGCTTCGTCATTGGCGCGCACCGGGCCAAGCGTTCCAAGGCGATCACGGCATCGCCCCTCGATGAAATCCCCGGCATCGGCCCTGCAAGAAAACGTGCGCTGCTGCTCCATTTCGGAACGGCGAGCAAGGTGCGCGCCGCCGCGTTGGAAGATCTGCGCCGCGCCCCCGGCGTCAGCGACGCGGTCGCGCGCGCGGTCTATGATTTCTATCACGCAAGGGGGTAA
- a CDS encoding DUF6445 family protein, whose protein sequence is MMQIPEATVTVQRIGKEGEPLVIIDNFTGQPERLREMGEAARYYPAGVDYPGIRAPADPSYLDIRRELMMRVMGEVFGLRRSIQCEVAAFSVVSLKPEDLSPRQRIPHHDHSDPGRVAIMHYLDDPKSGGTAFYRHRRTGFEAITPEREGAYAMALKEDEHEYGPPPAGYPQESERFERIGMVEARVDRLALYRGRQLHSGIIPDTKALSDDPKTGRLTVNMFLYGR, encoded by the coding sequence ATGATGCAAATTCCAGAGGCCACAGTCACCGTTCAGCGGATCGGCAAAGAGGGTGAACCTCTTGTCATTATCGATAATTTCACCGGCCAACCCGAACGCCTTCGCGAAATGGGCGAAGCGGCACGCTATTACCCTGCAGGCGTCGACTATCCCGGCATACGCGCTCCCGCAGACCCATCCTATCTCGACATCCGGCGCGAGTTGATGATGCGGGTCATGGGCGAGGTGTTTGGCCTTAGACGATCAATCCAGTGCGAAGTGGCGGCGTTCTCAGTCGTCTCGCTGAAGCCCGAAGACCTCTCACCGCGCCAACGCATTCCGCACCATGATCACTCCGATCCGGGCCGCGTTGCGATCATGCACTATCTCGACGACCCTAAAAGCGGCGGCACTGCATTTTACCGCCACCGGCGCACCGGCTTTGAAGCGATTACACCCGAGCGTGAGGGAGCCTATGCCATGGCTCTGAAAGAGGATGAACATGAATACGGCCCCCCGCCGGCTGGCTATCCTCAAGAAAGCGAGCGGTTTGAGCGTATTGGCATGGTTGAGGCGCGCGTGGACAGGCTTGCCCTCTATCGTGGACGCCAACTGCACTCCGGAATTATTCCGGACACCAAGGCGCTTAGCGATGACCCCAAAACGGGCCGTCTAACCGTCAATATGTTCCTCTACGGTCGCTAG
- a CDS encoding MFS transporter, with protein MQSQNEWAPVGETVLTQSSTAEAASVAAPATLTSSPNTGFGTPGYRAYVLAALLTVYIFNFIDRTIVNILTEPIKLSFGLEDWQMGLLGGPAFAVLYTFLGIPIARGAERFNRVIIIAAAVIVWSLFTALCGFAASFLMLFLFRVGVSVGEAGCTPPAQSLIADYYPPSKRATAVSIYALGVPLGGMFASIFGGQLAGIDSVAFGAWVASIGLGGLFGGLDWSQVEGWRIAFVVVGVPGLILGFLVWRTIKEPPRGYTDPASLQNLERAGFGEALRVLMKKPAYRHVVFGAMLASFVGYGVSQFTTSFLIRTHGLTIQEASLLFGIILGVMAAIGVFSSGWLSDRLSKRYPKALSWLPAIGMGASVPLYAFGYIAESLWLAMPALMIAAMIHYFYLGPMYAVSGGVVDSRMRATSVAITLFVVNLLGYGLGPLLIGILSTYLKSVFLTGADLGLTLEACKPLIGLSAEAKNVLTGVEARNLAACADADARGLQWSIVIFCCGYGWAALHYLLAGRTLQEDMVAYKEA; from the coding sequence TTGCAAAGCCAAAACGAATGGGCACCGGTGGGAGAGACAGTTTTGACGCAAAGCTCAACGGCTGAGGCCGCAAGCGTGGCCGCGCCCGCAACCCTGACCAGCAGCCCGAATACCGGATTTGGCACTCCCGGCTACCGCGCTTATGTGCTCGCCGCGCTGCTGACGGTGTACATCTTCAATTTCATCGACCGCACCATCGTCAACATTTTGACTGAACCGATCAAGCTCTCCTTTGGGCTTGAGGATTGGCAAATGGGCCTGCTTGGTGGGCCTGCATTCGCGGTGCTCTATACGTTTCTCGGCATTCCGATTGCGCGGGGGGCAGAACGCTTCAACCGCGTTATCATTATCGCTGCGGCCGTCATCGTCTGGAGCTTGTTCACCGCGCTGTGCGGATTTGCAGCCTCGTTCCTGATGCTGTTCCTGTTCCGCGTAGGAGTGAGCGTTGGAGAGGCGGGATGCACCCCGCCCGCACAATCGCTGATCGCGGACTATTATCCCCCCTCAAAGCGCGCGACGGCGGTGTCGATCTACGCACTCGGCGTGCCGCTTGGCGGAATGTTTGCCTCAATCTTCGGCGGTCAGCTTGCCGGGATCGACAGCGTCGCTTTTGGCGCATGGGTCGCCAGCATCGGCCTTGGCGGGTTGTTCGGCGGCCTCGACTGGTCACAGGTCGAAGGCTGGCGCATTGCCTTCGTCGTTGTGGGTGTTCCGGGCCTCATCCTCGGCTTTCTCGTCTGGCGCACCATCAAAGAGCCCCCGCGCGGTTACACCGATCCCGCGTCGCTCCAGAACCTTGAGCGGGCCGGCTTTGGCGAGGCCTTGCGCGTTCTGATGAAAAAGCCCGCTTATCGCCATGTGGTCTTTGGCGCGATGCTCGCCTCTTTCGTGGGTTACGGAGTGAGCCAGTTCACGACAAGCTTCCTCATCCGCACTCACGGCCTTACCATTCAGGAGGCCTCGCTCCTGTTCGGTATTATCCTTGGCGTGATGGCAGCAATTGGCGTGTTCTCGTCCGGCTGGCTGTCTGACCGCCTCTCGAAACGCTATCCCAAGGCGCTTTCATGGTTGCCAGCCATTGGCATGGGCGCATCAGTGCCGCTCTACGCTTTTGGTTATATCGCAGAAAGCCTGTGGCTGGCGATGCCTGCGCTGATGATCGCAGCGATGATCCACTATTTCTATTTGGGGCCAATGTATGCGGTGTCAGGCGGCGTCGTGGACAGCCGGATGCGCGCGACATCGGTGGCGATCACATTGTTCGTCGTGAACCTTTTGGGCTATGGCCTTGGTCCCTTGTTGATCGGCATTTTGTCGACCTATCTCAAATCGGTTTTCCTTACCGGCGCAGACCTTGGCCTCACGCTCGAAGCGTGCAAGCCGCTGATCGGATTGAGCGCTGAAGCCAAGAATGTTCTGACCGGCGTTGAGGCGAGAAACCTTGCTGCTTGCGCGGATGCCGATGCGCGAGGTTTGCAATGGTCGATTGTGATCTTCTGCTGCGGCTATGGCTGGGCAGCGCTGCACTACCTCCTCGCAGGCCGCACGCTGCAAGAGGATATGGTGGCGTATAAGGAGGCGTAA
- a CDS encoding superoxide dismutase: MAFNLIDLPYADDALAPAISAHTLSFHHGKHHKAYVDKMNAAIEGTAHENAALEAVVADARGSNQGLFNNAAQSWNHGFYWHSLAGSETAPSDELAAKIDEAFGSMDELKSQLKSRGAGHFASGWVWLAEKDGKLSIEETHDGDTLADSDFNPLLTIDVWEHAYYLDHQNARPAYLDAVVDGKLNFAFASENLARGSTWTYPTNA, from the coding sequence ATGGCTTTTAACCTCATCGACCTTCCCTACGCTGACGACGCGCTTGCCCCGGCAATCTCGGCGCACACGCTTTCCTTTCACCACGGCAAGCACCACAAGGCCTATGTCGACAAAATGAACGCGGCCATCGAAGGCACGGCCCATGAAAACGCCGCTCTCGAAGCAGTTGTTGCTGACGCACGCGGCTCAAATCAGGGCCTGTTTAACAACGCAGCGCAAAGCTGGAACCACGGTTTTTACTGGCACTCGCTCGCGGGGTCGGAAACCGCACCATCGGATGAACTCGCAGCCAAGATTGACGAAGCTTTCGGCTCAATGGACGAGCTGAAATCGCAGCTTAAATCACGCGGCGCAGGACACTTTGCCAGCGGCTGGGTTTGGCTCGCTGAAAAAGACGGCAAGCTTTCCATCGAAGAAACGCACGATGGCGACACGCTTGCAGACAGCGATTTCAACCCGCTTCTCACGATTGATGTGTGGGAGCACGCCTACTACCTCGATCACCAGAATGCGCGCCCGGCCTATCTCGACGCGGTTGTCGATGGAAAGCTGAACTTTGCTTTCGCTAGCGAAAACCTCGCGCGTGGCAGCACATGGACATATCCGACCAACGCCTAA
- a CDS encoding S24/S26 family peptidase: MIGYKIARVRDRSMEPRLPKGSVVLFSAKKRPKRGDTVLAIHPEIGKVVQKVTAVGRKGGVYLSVDKAKGHEAQSVGRVDLKDVLGVMVRRIA, from the coding sequence ATGATCGGGTACAAGATCGCACGGGTGAGAGACAGAAGCATGGAACCGCGATTGCCAAAAGGCAGCGTGGTGCTTTTTAGTGCGAAAAAACGGCCAAAGCGCGGCGATACCGTGCTGGCTATTCATCCAGAAATTGGCAAAGTTGTACAAAAGGTTACAGCTGTTGGGCGCAAAGGCGGCGTTTACTTGAGCGTCGACAAAGCAAAAGGCCATGAGGCGCAATCTGTTGGTCGGGTTGATTTGAAAGATGTGCTGGGCGTAATGGTCCGCCGGATCGCCTGA